The sequence GAACGCATCAATACGCATCGCTCCGAAGAAATGGCCAGTACCCTGTCCAACACCTTCGTTAGCCTGCATAAAACCAGCCGTAGCAAAAGGTGGCACCCACGGCCCGTAATTAGCGCCGGATAAGACACCCGAAAAAATATCGACAATGGCCCCCAGACCATAACCTTTATGGCTTCCATGCTCGCGATCAGTGCCTAAAGGCAATAATGCGCCCCCGTTTCGAATGGCATTGGCATCAATCGTTGTCTGCCCATCTGCGTCCTGCGCCCAACCCAGCGGAATATCCTGACCTTTTCGTTGCAGAATTTCCAGCTTTCCATATGCAACAGCCGTTGAGGCAAAATCGGCCAGAAAAGTAGGTTCTGTTGCGGCCGGAACAGCCACCGCAATTGGGTTAGTACCCAGAAGTTTATCCAGCGAAAACGTTGGCGCTACAAGTGGAGCAGCATGCGTCATAGCTTGTCCAATCATGTCGTGATCAGCCGCCAGCAGGGCGTGGTAGCCAGCAATACCGAAGTGGTTGGAATTACGGACAGCCACCCAGCCCGTTCCGGCAATGCGCGCTTTTTCAATAGCAACCTGCATCGCCCACGGCCCAACAACCAGACCAAGGCCCCGATCGCCATCAACCACGGCCGTAGACGGTGTCTCGTGCACGATTCGAATGTGAGGCTGCGGATTAATTCGGCCATGATCATAAAGCCGAACGTAACCCGGCAAACGCGCAACACCGTGAGAATCGACACCACGCAGGTCAGCACTGACCAATACATCGGTAGCTAAACGGGCATCGGCTTCCGAACAGCCGATAGCGATAAAGATTTGTTCGGTAAATGAACGGAGTTGGTTCGCAGTAATCATGGGTACAAATTAACGAAGCGAACAGGTTAAACTTCGCTAAAAATTCAGCCAAATCCTCGTCTTTTGCGTTATACCAA comes from Spirosoma aureum and encodes:
- a CDS encoding Ldh family oxidoreductase; translated protein: MITANQLRSFTEQIFIAIGCSEADARLATDVLVSADLRGVDSHGVARLPGYVRLYDHGRINPQPHIRIVHETPSTAVVDGDRGLGLVVGPWAMQVAIEKARIAGTGWVAVRNSNHFGIAGYHALLAADHDMIGQAMTHAAPLVAPTFSLDKLLGTNPIAVAVPAATEPTFLADFASTAVAYGKLEILQRKGQDIPLGWAQDADGQTTIDANAIRNGGALLPLGTDREHGSHKGYGLGAIVDIFSGVLSGANYGPWVPPFATAGFMQANEGVGQGTGHFFGAMRIDAFRPADEFKTHMDTWIQRFRQAKAIEGHRVLIPGDPEREMEAERLVHGIPLVEPVVKSLEELGERFGVSL